One part of the Tolypothrix sp. NIES-4075 genome encodes these proteins:
- a CDS encoding TIGR03985 family CRISPR-associated protein translates to MTKEFYLLPTPQILQWLAAGQLANRLVRSLRLLVLINKLYSSKTDWADKIPRVFTYSQLRDRLFAYRHPKSDRLNAQQIIVQCSDGSCICHQTLSEIVFEQNFQQTEAQWLEQIISLTGINKEELQKVLQERPFVTVHRSIRDDLKQLIQLGWLHQAGQGKYQYLAREELPLLPTQLEADSSLTKLTSLPSLSHISEKQTWELLRVLESITFVQPNLSSIIEKLWEQIADNSPSGILHRQDPHQRIFLHLDYILSPQMQDRVDNYQEQIEQLWHKPPGGVVQFEYWIAATESKVKITVYPVCLHYVRRAKYLSAYGIDPNGNIAWHNYRLDRISCDRPPSSVGDRLKVLAWGDPLVPQELKQMWHTGSLPTPEYIAGELKVAWGFNFYLKKELLILRFPVDFAKWYVDNTTRHSTFRAVLYDQLPQLIVKNIPDEQECEQLLKIVSQCPTEDAYYIAWIRAGDINVLMRLREWRPNGEVIAPLSIRYQMKAETEQELKNYQAFLG, encoded by the coding sequence TTGACTAAAGAATTTTATTTACTGCCTACACCACAAATTTTGCAATGGCTAGCAGCAGGACAATTAGCTAATCGGCTGGTGCGATCGCTGCGATTATTGGTGCTGATCAACAAATTGTATAGTAGTAAGACAGACTGGGCGGATAAAATTCCTAGAGTTTTCACATACTCACAGCTGCGCGATCGCTTGTTTGCCTATCGTCACCCCAAAAGCGATAGATTAAATGCTCAACAAATTATAGTGCAGTGTAGCGATGGCAGTTGTATTTGTCATCAGACTTTATCAGAAATTGTATTTGAGCAGAATTTCCAGCAAACTGAAGCTCAATGGCTTGAGCAAATTATCTCGCTGACTGGGATAAATAAAGAGGAACTACAAAAGGTACTGCAAGAACGTCCCTTTGTTACCGTGCATCGTTCCATCCGCGATGACCTCAAGCAGTTAATCCAGTTAGGGTGGTTACATCAGGCTGGACAAGGGAAATATCAGTATTTGGCTAGAGAAGAACTACCATTACTGCCAACTCAATTAGAGGCTGACTCTAGCTTAACAAAGCTAACCAGCTTACCTAGTTTGTCTCACATCTCTGAAAAACAAACTTGGGAACTGCTGCGAGTCTTGGAATCAATCACCTTTGTACAGCCAAACTTGTCGTCAATTATAGAAAAGTTATGGGAGCAAATAGCAGATAATTCCCCATCTGGAATACTACATCGGCAAGATCCACACCAGAGGATATTTCTACATCTGGACTACATTCTTTCTCCACAGATGCAAGACCGTGTAGACAATTACCAGGAACAGATAGAACAGCTTTGGCACAAACCTCCTGGTGGGGTAGTGCAATTTGAATATTGGATTGCAGCGACAGAGAGTAAAGTAAAAATTACTGTTTACCCAGTATGCTTGCATTACGTGCGCCGTGCTAAATACTTGAGTGCTTATGGTATAGATCCCAATGGGAATATAGCATGGCACAACTACCGCTTAGATCGGATTAGTTGCGATCGCCCTCCGTCCAGCGTAGGCGATCGCCTAAAAGTATTGGCTTGGGGCGACCCCCTTGTTCCTCAAGAATTGAAACAGATGTGGCATACAGGAAGTTTGCCGACACCAGAATATATTGCTGGCGAATTGAAAGTTGCTTGGGGTTTCAATTTCTATCTTAAAAAAGAATTGCTTATCCTCCGTTTTCCAGTAGATTTTGCCAAGTGGTATGTAGATAACACCACAAGACATTCTACTTTTCGTGCAGTTTTATATGACCAATTACCACAGTTGATTGTTAAGAATATTCCAGATGAGCAGGAGTGTGAGCAGTTATTAAAAATTGTCAGTCAATGCCCAACAGAGGATGCTTATTACATTGCCTGGATACGTGCTGGTGATATCAATGTTCTTATGCGTTTGCGAGAATGGCGACCAAATGGCGAAGTTATTGCCCCTTTATCTATTCGTTACCAAATGAAAGCAGAAACAGAACAAGAATTAAAAAATTATCAAGCCTTTTTGGGCTGA
- the csm4 gene encoding type III-A CRISPR-associated RAMP protein Csm4 codes for MGKWQLVKLNFGRSSVHFGELGIGMEESKERVRSDTLFSAWVSNYARLFGKKPVEELLAKFLQPKPPMRISSTFIYRECKNNTKNNTIFYLPRPLKFPINYPHGGDLDSKEDDLAFFKTYKSLNYLPLDIWHRWYQCEGFKPEDADELINKTNGNANGELKKAGTFDYKEAFKNHKLPKVAIDRTTSATNFYHTRYVQFDWEQNGNGIKSLSGLYFLVYFEDKNPQLIAELKAALDLLGEQGIGGERSSGAGLFQAEWLDLKDASPTWENVVKISDKSAYQCLISLFWDDDESILKKLIMDKKDNSNNSHSSYEIQERGGWFSDGNIRRKMVRMFGEGSVFPIEPQGKLADVTPSEFKAHKIYRSGIGLSLPIKIQI; via the coding sequence ATGGGTAAATGGCAACTTGTCAAACTCAACTTTGGACGGTCAAGCGTCCATTTCGGGGAATTGGGTATTGGGATGGAAGAGTCAAAAGAACGAGTACGTTCGGATACTTTATTTAGTGCTTGGGTGAGTAATTACGCGCGATTATTCGGTAAAAAACCAGTTGAAGAATTGTTAGCAAAGTTTCTTCAACCCAAGCCCCCGATGCGAATAAGTTCGACCTTTATCTACCGCGAATGCAAGAATAATACCAAAAATAATACTATTTTCTATCTTCCCCGCCCCCTGAAATTTCCGATTAACTATCCACATGGTGGTGATTTGGATAGTAAAGAAGATGATTTAGCTTTCTTTAAAACCTACAAATCCCTTAATTATTTACCCCTCGATATTTGGCATCGTTGGTATCAATGTGAAGGATTTAAACCAGAAGATGCTGATGAATTAATTAACAAAACCAATGGTAATGCTAATGGTGAACTTAAAAAAGCAGGTACGTTTGATTATAAAGAAGCATTCAAAAATCACAAACTACCTAAAGTTGCTATAGATAGAACAACCAGCGCCACCAATTTTTACCATACGAGATACGTACAATTCGATTGGGAGCAAAATGGTAACGGTATCAAAAGCTTATCCGGGCTGTATTTCCTAGTATATTTCGAGGACAAAAACCCGCAACTTATCGCAGAATTGAAAGCAGCACTGGATTTATTGGGAGAACAAGGAATTGGGGGAGAACGTTCAAGCGGTGCGGGACTATTCCAAGCCGAATGGTTGGATTTAAAGGATGCTTCTCCGACTTGGGAAAATGTCGTCAAAATCTCAGATAAATCCGCTTATCAGTGCTTAATTAGCTTATTTTGGGATGATGATGAATCTATCCTCAAGAAATTAATTATGGATAAGAAAGATAACTCAAATAACTCTCACAGCAGCTACGAAATACAAGAACGGGGTGGATGGTTTTCTGATGGGAATATTCGTCGCAAGATGGTAAGGATGTTTGGTGAAGGTTCGGTGTTTCCAATTGAACCGCAGGGAAAACTAGCCGATGTAACCCCCAGTGAATTTAAAGCACACAAAATATATCGTAGTGGTATCGGTTTAAGTCTTCCTATCAAAATACAAATCTAA
- the csm2 gene encoding type III-A CRISPR-associated protein Csm2: MSQINAEKPIVDQITMTIKGLKDGLKTYPIRDLVKHAEKFGPYLKQQRLETNQVRKFLDAINQIKAILAQQDDDKEIQKELEIIQKEADNDKKEAARKSENDTSKKINGKDKEEEIRKIKDSAEQELIIILKNIQKQADNKKDKLIFPKIEADVVLLKPKLAYAAARQRSAKPLEEVISIAIDKVESTKDFERLVQFIESIIAYHKAEGGK, encoded by the coding sequence ATGTCACAAATCAATGCTGAAAAACCAATTGTTGACCAAATAACTATGACTATCAAAGGATTAAAGGATGGACTGAAAACCTATCCTATCCGTGACTTGGTTAAGCACGCCGAGAAATTTGGCCCGTATCTCAAACAACAGCGTTTGGAAACTAACCAAGTTCGCAAATTTCTAGATGCTATTAATCAAATTAAAGCTATACTTGCACAACAAGATGATGATAAAGAGATACAGAAAGAATTAGAAATTATTCAAAAAGAAGCAGATAACGACAAGAAAGAAGCAGCTAGAAAAAGTGAAAATGATACATCCAAAAAAATAAATGGAAAGGATAAAGAAGAAGAAATCAGAAAAATTAAAGATTCTGCCGAGCAGGAATTGATTATTATCCTCAAAAATATCCAAAAACAAGCTGATAACAAGAAGGACAAATTAATTTTTCCGAAAATAGAAGCTGATGTAGTACTACTCAAACCAAAACTCGCTTATGCAGCCGCACGCCAGCGTTCTGCAAAACCTTTAGAAGAAGTAATTTCAATAGCAATTGATAAAGTCGAAAGCACAAAAGATTTTGAACGCCTCGTTCAATTTATTGAATCAATAATTGCCTATCATAAAGCCGAAGGTGGAAAATAA
- the crn3 gene encoding CRISPR-associated ring nuclease Crn3/Csx3, with protein MITPLRLYLSESLLVQNLKYQVLSVELTKSDRLIEPQDIKNLELPSGIDTTGGVVISGRAPMWLYSYLTHALHPTSWIACYDPRLGAVVSATNSGQVCIGQVIPVSPPNGRQNHGLAQEKRNVETGLCPALMVVGPPDSGKSVLSHALFQALLSDHPDIYLQRAHWDGEGNYVLELSSQTTDEEIEGFKLRNKGALTERFFPYHAQAILQLRRQKSLVIVDVGGMVQPEKLPILEACTHYLIISSKPEAVGAWHEFCRDRGNLIPVAVIHSSLAEVQEVHRSEPYLEISSGTWIRGRVQKVPEILLKQVKTIFTSNQ; from the coding sequence ATGATTACACCTCTGCGTTTATACTTAAGTGAATCGCTGCTTGTACAAAACTTGAAGTACCAAGTGCTATCGGTTGAGTTGACTAAAAGCGATCGCCTAATAGAACCACAAGATATCAAAAACCTAGAACTGCCCTCTGGTATTGATACTACAGGTGGTGTGGTAATTTCTGGTCGCGCACCGATGTGGCTTTATTCTTACCTCACTCATGCCCTACATCCTACTTCTTGGATTGCTTGCTATGATCCTCGTCTGGGAGCAGTTGTATCTGCCACTAATTCAGGTCAAGTCTGCATTGGTCAAGTAATTCCTGTGAGTCCACCAAATGGACGACAAAATCATGGGCTTGCTCAGGAAAAAAGAAATGTTGAGACTGGGTTATGTCCGGCGTTGATGGTCGTAGGTCCACCAGATAGTGGTAAAAGTGTACTATCTCATGCTTTATTTCAAGCGCTATTGTCTGACCATCCTGATATTTACCTGCAACGCGCTCACTGGGATGGAGAAGGTAACTATGTTTTGGAATTAAGTAGCCAAACGACAGATGAGGAAATAGAAGGCTTCAAACTACGCAATAAAGGTGCATTAACAGAACGGTTTTTTCCCTATCATGCTCAAGCAATACTACAACTGCGACGGCAGAAGTCTTTGGTAATTGTGGATGTTGGTGGCATGGTACAGCCGGAAAAATTGCCAATTTTAGAAGCTTGTACCCACTACTTAATTATTAGTTCTAAACCAGAAGCGGTAGGTGCATGGCATGAATTTTGTCGAGATAGAGGGAATTTAATCCCTGTAGCAGTAATTCATAGTAGTTTGGCAGAAGTACAAGAGGTGCATCGCTCAGAACCATACTTGGAAATTAGCAGTGGTACTTGGATACGGGGTCGAGTGCAAAAGGTTCCAGAAATTCTACTTAAACAAGTAAAAACAATTTTTACATCTAATCAATAA
- the cas10 gene encoding type III-A CRISPR-associated protein Cas10/Csm1, which translates to MISSPNPSHQEALKVIQQAVWDLASWAGLKFDKFTRPNDSAAIKEAKKYLNWSADNKPKALRVLFDSVKLAQGQNNEHFWQPNAIANSDPIIPYPQTQEPKDIDDLRKQIGEQICFLQDNPNDWGNISLLSLIIEKFGSFISYGEENVALVDIAKTTAAVAASIVNAHDPKTAKLSIIAGDLSGIQNFIYTISSDGALKSLRARSFYLELVTEEVVAQLLTRLELPRTNVIYAGGGNIYILAPGNEETEKTVKQVRLQFNQWLLDKFQGKIYLALDSSKEFPVAHIGNAEFSKHWSEATKQLAVYKARKFGDRIDDLVALTKPYYAHTPCKVCHRDDEEDLKPLNEEPGAAMACSTCRTMFGLGGKLFRVDAIVRSQPQKVIGKQKDEEDKLWFQLDASDGLSEINVCYQLFSYWKQVDSNADNVLLVNDWDLEHYKFRSFRNCAPILLGNYGKKAKDENRFMRAEEMAELSQGIKRVGYLRMDVDRLGQIFAKGLDKNQTLPKLAGLSRQMSYFFKVYLNSLAANRGNNIPEDIKQLPNSRNSPNNNNTDKKSSEDQGKNILFIYAGGDDLFVSGAWNEIVDFSFDIYQCFRAYTGHHPDITLSAGVSIADPKFPIYQAADESGDAEGKAKNNGRDSLGLFNQVFKWDEWLGIERQNYLDELNEENEVQKKIMGYLQKEEKPPILGILPFVERLESQNIGKDFSRNFVRNLLITAQVQEQALKKIKDQKSNEAIETRYYLHLPKIAYTLARLPQNVLEDDAFRTSLKNPYNALYFRAIATWIELLNRNS; encoded by the coding sequence ATGATAAGTTCGCCAAACCCCTCACACCAAGAAGCATTAAAGGTTATCCAGCAAGCCGTTTGGGACTTAGCAAGTTGGGCTGGATTGAAGTTTGATAAATTTACTAGACCCAATGATTCAGCCGCGATTAAAGAAGCCAAAAAATATTTAAACTGGTCTGCTGACAACAAACCGAAAGCTTTGCGGGTACTGTTCGATTCTGTAAAATTAGCCCAAGGTCAAAACAACGAACACTTTTGGCAACCGAATGCGATCGCTAATTCTGACCCCATAATTCCCTATCCTCAAACCCAAGAACCAAAAGACATAGACGATTTAAGAAAGCAAATTGGCGAACAAATCTGTTTTCTTCAGGATAACCCCAACGATTGGGGAAATATTTCGCTTCTTAGCTTAATTATAGAAAAATTTGGCTCATTCATCAGCTACGGTGAAGAGAATGTGGCATTAGTTGATATAGCAAAAACAACAGCAGCAGTTGCAGCTTCAATAGTAAATGCACATGATCCAAAAACAGCCAAACTTAGTATCATTGCTGGGGACTTGTCGGGAATTCAAAACTTTATTTACACCATATCTTCTGATGGTGCGCTCAAATCATTGCGGGCGCGTAGCTTTTATTTAGAATTAGTTACAGAGGAAGTTGTAGCCCAACTTTTGACACGCTTAGAGCTTCCCCGCACCAATGTTATATATGCAGGTGGGGGCAACATATATATACTAGCTCCAGGTAATGAGGAGACAGAAAAGACTGTAAAGCAAGTTCGGTTGCAGTTTAACCAATGGTTGTTAGATAAATTCCAAGGTAAAATTTATCTTGCTCTGGATAGTTCAAAGGAATTTCCTGTTGCACATATAGGTAATGCTGAATTTAGCAAACATTGGTCGGAAGCTACCAAACAACTTGCAGTTTATAAAGCGCGTAAATTTGGCGATCGCATTGATGATCTTGTCGCGTTAACCAAACCATATTACGCCCATACCCCGTGCAAAGTCTGCCATCGTGATGACGAAGAGGATTTAAAACCGCTAAACGAAGAACCGGGTGCAGCGATGGCTTGTAGTACCTGTCGCACTATGTTCGGGTTGGGAGGAAAGCTATTTCGCGTTGATGCTATTGTGCGATCGCAACCGCAAAAGGTGATAGGTAAGCAGAAAGATGAGGAAGATAAGCTTTGGTTTCAGCTAGATGCAAGTGATGGACTAAGTGAAATCAATGTTTGTTATCAGCTATTCAGTTATTGGAAGCAAGTAGACTCTAATGCTGACAACGTTTTATTAGTTAACGATTGGGATTTAGAGCATTATAAATTCCGCAGTTTTCGTAATTGTGCGCCAATTCTCCTTGGTAATTATGGGAAGAAAGCAAAAGACGAGAATCGTTTTATGCGTGCTGAAGAGATGGCTGAACTTTCTCAAGGTATCAAACGAGTCGGTTATTTACGAATGGATGTTGATAGATTAGGGCAAATATTTGCGAAGGGTTTGGATAAAAATCAAACATTACCAAAATTAGCTGGATTATCGCGGCAGATGAGCTATTTTTTTAAAGTATATCTCAATAGTCTAGCTGCCAATCGCGGAAATAATATTCCTGAAGATATTAAACAATTACCTAACAGCAGGAACTCCCCGAACAATAATAACACAGACAAAAAATCATCTGAAGACCAGGGTAAAAATATACTTTTTATCTACGCTGGAGGAGACGATTTATTTGTTAGTGGTGCTTGGAATGAAATTGTTGATTTTTCCTTCGATATTTACCAATGCTTTCGTGCCTATACAGGACATCATCCAGATATTACCCTCTCCGCAGGTGTTAGTATTGCCGATCCTAAATTTCCCATTTATCAAGCAGCCGATGAATCAGGAGATGCAGAAGGTAAAGCAAAAAACAACGGACGCGATAGTTTAGGATTATTTAACCAAGTATTTAAATGGGATGAGTGGCTGGGAATTGAAAGACAAAATTATTTAGATGAATTAAATGAAGAGAATGAAGTGCAAAAGAAGATTATGGGATACCTTCAAAAAGAAGAAAAGCCGCCAATCTTGGGTATCTTACCTTTTGTTGAGAGATTGGAAAGTCAAAATATTGGAAAAGATTTTTCCCGTAACTTTGTTCGGAATCTATTAATTACAGCACAAGTTCAAGAGCAAGCCTTAAAGAAGATTAAAGACCAAAAATCAAATGAGGCAATAGAAACACGTTATTATCTACACCTTCCTAAAATAGCTTATACATTAGCAAGATTGCCGCAAAATGTCTTAGAGGATGATGCTTTTCGTACTTCTTTGAAAAACCCATACAATGCTCTCTACTTTCGAGCGATCGCAACTTGGATTGAACTACTAAATCGTAACTCTTAA
- the csm3 gene encoding type III-A CRISPR-associated RAMP protein Csm3: MPASLEQKPLLGKFTLKSQIEVKTGLHIGGGGENLDIGGLDKPVIRDPLTQYPYLPGSSIKGKLRAITERLTNKPLNRPSGSNTYRYESDDLVDGFTEVDGLLIRYQGASTCLVSRLFGSTGGNNCWIDTDTVASQGLERVQNAQHRYIAWVNNSRTGRFVENANSQLNAGETVGEYMKVKGRNCPARLIVRDSHLSPQSAEQLKKVDTGLFMTEWKFENGIDRVTAAANPRQFERVPAGSIFEFELVYTVEDSEQAIEDLKNIAIALAILEDDALGGHGSRGYGKVEFKQFNFFYRDLEYYRRITDTSSDGSRIEEIPSANNIQELLDNFTGLSQNIQRRLPGS, encoded by the coding sequence ATGCCCGCATCCCTCGAACAAAAACCCTTACTTGGTAAATTTACGCTCAAAAGCCAAATTGAAGTCAAAACTGGATTGCATATTGGTGGAGGTGGTGAAAACCTCGATATTGGTGGACTTGATAAACCAGTTATCCGTGACCCTTTAACCCAGTATCCCTATCTTCCCGGTTCTTCTATCAAAGGTAAATTACGTGCGATTACAGAAAGGTTAACAAATAAGCCTCTCAATCGTCCCAGTGGTAGTAATACTTATCGCTATGAAAGTGATGATTTAGTAGATGGATTTACCGAAGTTGATGGACTCTTAATTCGTTACCAAGGTGCTTCCACTTGTTTAGTTTCTCGATTATTTGGTTCTACGGGAGGTAACAATTGTTGGATAGATACAGATACAGTTGCATCTCAAGGATTGGAGCGCGTACAAAATGCTCAACACCGATACATTGCTTGGGTTAATAATAGTCGCACGGGTAGGTTTGTTGAAAATGCTAACAGTCAATTAAACGCTGGGGAAACAGTTGGGGAATACATGAAAGTCAAAGGACGCAACTGTCCGGCTCGTTTGATTGTCCGCGATTCCCATTTATCACCTCAATCAGCCGAACAACTCAAAAAAGTAGACACGGGTCTATTTATGACCGAATGGAAATTTGAAAACGGTATCGATCGCGTTACCGCAGCAGCCAATCCTCGGCAATTTGAGCGCGTCCCCGCAGGTTCGATATTCGAGTTTGAACTTGTTTACACCGTCGAAGACTCCGAACAAGCCATTGAAGATTTAAAAAATATTGCGATCGCCCTAGCAATTCTTGAAGACGATGCTTTAGGGGGTCACGGCTCTAGAGGTTACGGCAAAGTTGAATTTAAACAATTCAATTTCTTTTACCGCGATTTGGAGTATTACCGTCGAATTACCGATACTTCTAGCGATGGTTCAAGGATAGAAGAAATTCCTTCTGCTAATAATATCCAAGAACTTTTAGATAATTTTACCGGATTAAGCCAAAACATCCAACGGCGATTACCAGGGAGCTAA